Below is a window of Campylobacter canadensis DNA.
CTGCGTATGCTTTTACAGAAGTCGCAGGAATTTTCCCAATCACACCAAGCTCACCAATGGCTGATTATACAGATATGTGGGCTGCTGCAGGCAAAAAAAATATTTTTGGAATGCCTGTTAAAATTGTTGAAATGCAAAGTGAAGCAGGTGCTGCAGGAACTGTGCATGGTTCGCTTCAAGCAGGTGCTTTAACTACAACCTACACAGCTTCACAAGGTTTGTTACTTAAAATACCTAATATGTATAAAATTGCAGGTCAAATGTTACCTTGTGTTATTCATGTTGCTGCAAGAGCTATTGCTGCTCAAGCCTTATCAATTTTTGGAGACCATCAAGATGTTTATGCTGCAAGACAAACAGGTTTTGCAATGCTATGTTCAAACAGTGTTCAAGAAGCTATGGATTTAGCTGGTGTTGCTCACTTAAGTGCTATTAAAGGTCGTGTTCCATTTATGCACTTTTTTGATGGTTTTAGAACTTCTCATGAAATTCAAAAAATTGAAGTGATGGATTATGAAGTATTTAAAAACTTAATTGATATGGACGCAGTGCAAGAATTCCGCAATACCTGTTTAAACCCAGAGCATCCAAAAACTCGTGGAACAGCGCAAAATGATGATATATATTTTCAAACAAGAGAATTATCAAATAAATATTATGATGCCCTGCCAGATGTTGTAAATGAATATATGCAAGAGATTTCAAAAGTAACAGGAAGAACTTATAAACCTTTTGTGTATTATGGAGCAAGCGATGCTACTAAGGTTATTGTAGCTATGGGTAGCGTAAATGAGGCTTTAAAAGAAGTTGTTGATTATTTAAATTCTCAAGGCGAAAAAGTAGGGGTTATGATGGTTCATTTATATAGACCATTTAGCTTAAAATACTTCTTTAATGAAATGCCAAAAAGTGTAGAAAAAATCGCAGTTTTAGATAGAACAAAAGAGCCAGGTAGTATAGGCGAACCACTTTATTTAGATATTAAAGCTGCATATTATGGTATGCAAAAGCAACCTTTAATTATTGGTGGTAGATACGGTCTTTCTTCAAAAGATGTTGACCCAGCACAATTAATAGCAGTATTTAAAAACTTAGATTCACAAAATCCAAAATCTCCATTTACAATAGGTATTAATGATGATGTTACTCATCTTAGTTTAGAAGTTGCAGAAAAGATTTCTTTAGGCGATGCTAGTACAAAAGAATGCTTATTTTATGGACTTGGTGCTGATGGAACAGTAGGTGCAAATAAAAATTCAATTAAAATTATCGGTGATAAAACTGAATTTTATGCACAAGCTTATTTTGCTTATGATTCTAAAAAATCAGGTGGATATACAAGAAGCCACTTAAGATTTTCTAAAAAACCGATTACTTCAACTTATTTAGTAAGCACTCCTCACTTTATTGCTTGCAGTGTTGCAGCGTATTTAGATATTTATGATGTTTTAGCAGGAATTAGAAAAGGTGGAACATTCTTACTAAACTCAATTTGGGATGCAAAAACAACTGTAGAAAAAATTCCAAATAAGGTAAAAAAAGTTTTAGCGCAAAAAGAAGTAAAATTTTATATTATTAATGCTACAAAACTAGCAAGAGAAATAGGCTTAGGCAATCGTACTAATACAATTATGCAAAGTGCATTCTTTAAACTTGCAGATATTATTCCTTACGAAGATGCACAAAAATATATGAAAGAATTTGCATATAAAAGCTATATTAAAAAAGGCGAAAAAATCGTTGAAATGAATTATAAGGCTATTGATGTTGGTGCTGATGGTTTAGAACAAATTAGTGTTGATCCTAGCTGGGCTAATTTAAGCGTAGAAGAAAATAAAGCTGATGACAAATATAAAGGCACAGAATTTGTTGAAAAAATCGTAAAACCAATGAATGCTGCAAAGGGCGATGATTTACCAGTTTCAGCATTTTTAGGTTACGAAGATGGAAGTTTTGAACACGGTACAACTACTTTTGAAAAAAGAGGCGTTGGTGTGATGGTTCCAAAATGGATTGAAGAAAATTGTATTCAATGTAATCAATGTGCTTCAGTTTGTCCGCACGCAGTAATTAGACCTTTCTTAATTAATGATGAAGAAATGCAAAATGCACCTGCAGGTGTAAAAGAGCATAGCCTAGATGCAAAAGGCGTAAAAGGCGAAAGCTTGAAATTTAAAATCCAAGTATCATCGCTAGATTGTACAGGTTGTGAGCTTTGTGTAACTGAATGTCCAAGCAAAGAAAAATCACTTGTTATGGTTCCACTTGAAGAAGAACTTGAAAGAGGTGAGCAAGAAAATGCTGATTATTTATTCTATAAAGTTACCTATAAAGACCAATTTATGGCAAAAGATAGCACAAAAGGTGCTCAATTTGCACAACCTTTATTTGAATTCCACGGTGCATGCCCTGGTTGTGGAGAAACTCCATATATTACATTAACAACCCGTATGTTCGGCGAAAATATGATGATTGCAAATGCTACAGGTTGTAGTTCAATTTATGGTGGTTCAGCTCCATCAACTCCATATCGCAAAAACGATAAAGGTCATGGTCCTGCTTGGGGTAATTCATTATTTGAAGACAATGCTGAATTTGGTATGGGTATGAGAGTTGCAACAGAAACTCTTCGCCATAGAATTGAAGATATTATGATTAATACTAAAGACAAAGCGCCTAATGCGATTGCAGGTCTTTATGATTATTGGTTAGCTAATAAGAAAAATACAGATATTACAGCAGATGTAAGAGATAAATTAATACCATTATTAATGCAACATTCAGAGCTTGAAGGTGCTAAAGAAATTCTTGGCTTAAAAAATTTCATTGCTAAAAAATCTCAATGGATTTTTGGTGGCGATGGCTGGGCTTATGATATTGGTTATGGCGGACTTGACCATGTTTTAGCTAGTGGAGAAGATGTAAATGTTTTAGTACTTGATACTGAGGTTTATTCAAATACAGGTGGTCAAAGTTCTAAATCTACAAGAACAGGTGCGGTAGCACAGTTTGCAGCAGCAGGTAAGCCAACACAGAAAAAAGACTTAGGTCAAATTGCTATGACTTATGGCAATA
It encodes the following:
- the nifJ gene encoding pyruvate:ferredoxin (flavodoxin) oxidoreductase, with translation MAKIMKTMDGNEAAAYAAYAFTEVAGIFPITPSSPMADYTDMWAAAGKKNIFGMPVKIVEMQSEAGAAGTVHGSLQAGALTTTYTASQGLLLKIPNMYKIAGQMLPCVIHVAARAIAAQALSIFGDHQDVYAARQTGFAMLCSNSVQEAMDLAGVAHLSAIKGRVPFMHFFDGFRTSHEIQKIEVMDYEVFKNLIDMDAVQEFRNTCLNPEHPKTRGTAQNDDIYFQTRELSNKYYDALPDVVNEYMQEISKVTGRTYKPFVYYGASDATKVIVAMGSVNEALKEVVDYLNSQGEKVGVMMVHLYRPFSLKYFFNEMPKSVEKIAVLDRTKEPGSIGEPLYLDIKAAYYGMQKQPLIIGGRYGLSSKDVDPAQLIAVFKNLDSQNPKSPFTIGINDDVTHLSLEVAEKISLGDASTKECLFYGLGADGTVGANKNSIKIIGDKTEFYAQAYFAYDSKKSGGYTRSHLRFSKKPITSTYLVSTPHFIACSVAAYLDIYDVLAGIRKGGTFLLNSIWDAKTTVEKIPNKVKKVLAQKEVKFYIINATKLAREIGLGNRTNTIMQSAFFKLADIIPYEDAQKYMKEFAYKSYIKKGEKIVEMNYKAIDVGADGLEQISVDPSWANLSVEENKADDKYKGTEFVEKIVKPMNAAKGDDLPVSAFLGYEDGSFEHGTTTFEKRGVGVMVPKWIEENCIQCNQCASVCPHAVIRPFLINDEEMQNAPAGVKEHSLDAKGVKGESLKFKIQVSSLDCTGCELCVTECPSKEKSLVMVPLEEELERGEQENADYLFYKVTYKDQFMAKDSTKGAQFAQPLFEFHGACPGCGETPYITLTTRMFGENMMIANATGCSSIYGGSAPSTPYRKNDKGHGPAWGNSLFEDNAEFGMGMRVATETLRHRIEDIMINTKDKAPNAIAGLYDYWLANKKNTDITADVRDKLIPLLMQHSELEGAKEILGLKNFIAKKSQWIFGGDGWAYDIGYGGLDHVLASGEDVNVLVLDTEVYSNTGGQSSKSTRTGAVAQFAAAGKPTQKKDLGQIAMTYGNIFVAQVNSNANYNHFIKALIAAEAYDGPSLIICYSPCIAHGIKGGMGASGDHAEVATKCGYWPLYTFDPRLEKEGKNPLKITSKEPDWSLYEEFLMAEVRYNSLKKSNPNEAAALFELNKKDAQRRYRQLKRLANADYSDEVNS